The window TCAATTGGGGCTTACACAATCCTTTGGGTTGTGTTATAATAAAAAAGATATGATGAAACTTTCAAAAACACGGCTTTCTGAAATTGAGAACCTCCCTGAAGACGCAATTGATACATCAGAGATCCCCGAACTTGATGACGAGTTTTGGGAAAATGCCCGTCGGGTTGGTACTGAAAATTACCTTCAGATTGATCATGAAATCTTGGAATGGTTCAAGGGCCAGGGACAGAATTACCACAAGCGGATAAATACGGTGCTTCGAGCGTATATAGAAGCACATAAGTAAACCAACGAATGAATACACACCCCAACTACGACACCATCGTTATCGGAGGCGGACCTGCGGGGAGTACCGTTGCGACACTTGTTGCCGAACAAGGATACCGCGTGCTGCTGCTTGAACGGGAAGCCGAACCGAAATTCAAAATTGGAGAGTCTCTGATTCCCGCTACATACTGGACCTTCAAACGGCTTGGTATGCTCGAAAAACTACGGGCGAGTCATTTCCCACAGAAATACAGCGTGCAGTTTTATTCACGGAGTGGCAAAGCCTCCAGTCCATTCTACTTTTTTCAAACCAACCCGCATGAAAGTGCTGTTACGTGGCAGGTCTTGCGGAGTGAGTTTGACGAAATGCTCTTGGACAACGCAACAGAGAAAGGCGTAGAGGTTCGCCGAGGAACCAGCGTGCGAGAAGTCCTTTTTGACGGTGATACGGCAACCGGCGTTGTAATGCAGAACGCAAACGGCACGCGTGAAACACTCAATGCGACCATCATCGTCGATTCTACTGGACAGCGGTCTCTTATTGGAAGACAGCTGAACCTGAATACAACGGAAGCAAACCTCAAAATGGCATCGCTCTTTACACATTATGAAGGCGGGCATAGAGACGCAGGCCTCGACGAGGGAGCGACACTGATCCTTCACACCAAAGAGAAAGACTCTTGGTTCTGGTCGATCCCACTCCCGTATAACCGCACGAGCATCGGGGTCGTCGGTGCGTTAGACTATCTCCTCCAAAACCGAAGAGACACCGATGGCAAACTCAATGCTCAGAAAATCTTCACCGAAGAACTTGAAAAGTGTACTCCATTGAAACAACGCCTCGAAGGTGCGAAGCAGCTTTTCCCGATCCAGACCACGAAAGATTTTTCCTACCGTGCCAGTCGCATCGCAGGCGATAATTGGGTATTAGTCGGCGATGCATTCGGATTCTTAGATCCCGTCTACTCGACCGGGCTGTTCTTGGCATTCAAATCCGGTGAGATGGCAGCAGATGTCATCATTGAAGCCTTTGAAAAAAATGACTTTTCCGAAGCACAACTCGGGAGTTTCGGACCGGCGTTTGTGGAGGGAATGGAGGCATTTCGGAAACTTGTTTACGCTTTCTACACAAAGGAATTCAGTTTTGCGCGATTTCTGTCAGAATACCCAGAGCATCAGGGAGGTATCGTCGATATTTTGAGCGGGGATGTGTTTAGGAAAGACGTAACGCACATCTTCCCAGCAATGGCAGAAATGTGTCCATTTCCACCTGAGATGCCACTCAATTGATACGGACACGTATCATATCCTAAGAGATAGGAGAACCTCATGAAATCAATCCTGTTCTATTTATCAATCATCTGTGTGATATTTGCCGTAGGGTGCGATAACGCCTCAAAACGCGACACCGCCCAAGGCGAAAAAAGTGATACAACTGCCAAGTTGGTGAACGATAGTGCCTCAAAACGCCGCTTCGTCAGCGTCGGCACGGCCCCTGCTGGAGGCGCATTTTTCGTCGTCGGTTCCGCAATCGCTGAGGTCGTCGCTGGTAACGCACCGGAAGCAGGTTGGGAAGTCACTGCCGAAGCCACCAAAGGCACACAAGAGAACATCCGCCGCATTGTAAGCGGTGAACTGGAATTCGCACTCGCCAACGCTGCAATCTCTTATTTCGCTGTGCGCGGTGAGGGTGCGTGGGAAACCGAATACACCATCCGTACCGTCATGACGCTTGCTCCAAATGTTGGTTTGTTTATTACATCACAGTCTTCAGGCATCCGTACGATTCAAGACTTTGCTGGAAAACGGATTGTCGTCGGACCGGCAGGCGCAGGCTTTGAGTATTTCCTGAAACCGATACTGGCAGCACATGGTATCACCTACGAAGACTTCACACCGATCAACAGCCACTACATCGGTGCTGTGGATCTATTAGCGGACGGTTCCGCTGCTGCAGCATTTATGGGAGGCGCGATCCCAACACCGGCCGTTACACAAGCCAGTACATCCCAAAACATCTTTTTCATCCCGCTCGACGAAGCAGCGAAACAGTCTCTCTTTGAAGATTATCCTTTCTTTAATGCGATAACTATCCCTGCGAACACCTACAAAGGACAGACGGAGCCGTTCGCCAGTATGAACGTAGGGGCAATGCATCTCATCACCGCCGAGAACGTAGATGAAAATATGGTTTACGAATTTACGAAAACCTTATATACACACCGAGCAGAGGTCGTCAAACGGCACGGTGCTGGCAAAGCGATTAATCCGAAAAACGTTGTCAAAGATACAGGCACGCCGTTCCACCCGGGTGCTATCCGTTTCTATCGCGAAATCAGTATTTGGAACGAATAAAAAAGTGCAACTTTTTTACGGCTCGTTTGTAGTTAAGAATACGCGCATAGAGGGACCGGAAATAGGGTCTTCTGGGCCAAGCAATATATTGACTGAGATGTCCCTTTTTCCGGTCAGCTTCGGTCTGTGGGAGACTGTTCTCCCTTCAGACCGAAGTCTCTTCGCATTTCAAACATGAAGCCCTCAATAGTGAGGTAACACCTACAAAGCATCCTCACAAAACAGAACAGATTTTCAATACCCGCCGCTTAACCTTTAGTCGCAGCAACGTCCTATCTCAATTCGCACAGCAAACCCAAATCATCACCCAAAATTTACTTAACATACGCTAAAAAAATACTTGACTTTAAAATGCTTTCTTTGTTATAATTGTAAAAATACTTATTAAGGAGACTGGAAATGGAATTAACTTTTGAAAAAGATGACCTCCTATATTCCCTACAAGTCTTACAAGGTGTAGCGAGCGGGCGTACGACTTTACCCATTCTTTCAAATGTCCTCATCCAAGCCGCAGATGGGAAAATTGAGTGTGTCGCCACGGATTTAGAAGTCGGGATTAAGATGAAGGTGGAAGGTGTCATTCAAGAAGACGGCGCAATCACTGTCTCCGCTAAGAAACTGGCAGACATCGTCAAGGAATTGCCCGTAGATAAAACAATACACCTCGCGACGACAGCAAACGACCGCGTCGAAATTACGTGCGGCGACGGCGTTTACAAGATTATCGGACTCCCGGACGAAGAATTTCCCCAATTGCCTTCTGTTGATGGACATTCACTAACAATCGAGGGAGAAACTTTGCGCGCTGTTCTCCGCAGAACCGAATTCGCCGCTGCGACAGAGGATGTACGCTACTTCCTAAATGGTTTGTGTTTTAATTTCCTTCCTGACCGAACAGAAGTCGTCGCCACCGACGCGATACGACTCGCACTCGCTTGTTGTGAACCGTTTCAGACCCCGGAGAATGTAGAGTGCTTCATCGTCCCACTCAAAGCCGTTAAAGAGATTGAGCGCACTTTTGCTGAATCCGATCAAGTGCAGGTCTCAATTTTTGAAAATCAGATTCTCTTCGCTGATGAGAACGCCACCTTAACGACACGCCTTGTAGAAGGGGATTATCCGCCATATCAGAAACTCATCCCTGATTCGACAGTAGAAAAAGCGGTCGTCTCTAAAGAACAGATTCTGCACGCGGCACGCCGGGTCGCATTGCTATCAAATCCAAAGACCTTTGCGGTCTGTTTGGAGATTGATACTGAACAGATTCAGATTTCAGCGAGAACTCCAGAATTAGGAGAGGCACACGAGACGCTTCCTGTGGAGTCGAGCACTGGACGTGTACGGTTGGGGATTGATGCCCGTTTACTGATAGAGACACTGGCGCACATCGAAACGGAATCGATCGCGATAGAGTTTACAGGCGCAGTGGCTCCTGTAGCCTTTAAACCGACCGATGAAGAAAGGCATATCTGTCTGATAAATCCAATGCGCTTGGAATCTTAAAAGCACTTTAGTCGCCAAGCCTGAAAAATTGCGCTTCCACTATAAGAACAGAGACATTCTCTTACAGTACAGTAAAGGGCACGCGAGATGGCGTGCCCTTTACTTTTTCACAGATATTTTTTTCAGAAAAACTTGACAACGTTTCTGTTTTATGATATTATTATATACCTGATGCCGAGATAGCTCAGTCGGTAGAGCAGAGGACTGAAAATCCTTGTGTCGGCAGTTCGATTCTGCCTCTCGGCATAGCCTACCTGACAGTTCAATTCTGTCTCACCACATTTCTGACCGTGAAATGCAGTGAACGAGGAAGGGGTTGGACAACCCCAGCAGTTAGTCTGTTGAAATTACGGTCAATTCGCAAGTGGATAATCGGATTGTATCCGATTATAAAGGAGGGTATTTTTATGCTCTATCCAATTCCACTTTTACCTTCAGTTCTCACGATTGCTGAAGTTTTGTATAAAAATCGTGAAAATATTATCATGTTTATGAAGAAGATGACTAACTGCCGTGGGTTGTTCTGTGGGCTTCCAATGTGAGAATTGCTAAAATTACCAGAGCAGTAAAGTTTGCCAAGCCGGTGTAGCTCAGTGGAAGAGCAACTGATTCGTAATCAGTAGGTCGGAGGTTCAAATCCTCTCATCGGCTCTTCTATCCGCCCGATATTAACAAATTGACAACCCTGGATCCGTTTCTTACGCTTATCCCATTCGTCTGAAAATTGTGGGATCATGCCGATGAATTATACCGCACTACTAAACGCATTAAAGGATATACTCCCTCTTTTACCGCAGAGTGTTCAAAGATTGATGCCTCCACTACTAAACGCATTAAAGTTTATATTTCCTCGTTTACCGCAGAGTGTTCAAAGATTGATGCCTGGATTCTTAGCATTTCTGCCTCTGGCACTTGAAGTTGCTAAACTCCTGTACAAACATCGCCAAGAAATCAGAGATACTATTGAGAATCTAACCGAGCGCACCTCAACGCAAGCTAAACAGGTGAGTGATAGCATCGCAATGACTGTTCCGCGTTTGCCAAAGAGGGTAGGTCGAAAGTTGCATCGTTGGTTGGAATATTTGCCCTTCACACTTGAACTTGCTAAAGCATCTTATGAAAAGAACAGCCAAAAAGTCCGTAGTTTAACAACGCCGCTCCCAAGCAAGGTTAAAAGAAAAATCAACAGATTATTGAAACGCCATCATCGTCCACAGCGTTTGAATTTATTCCATAGATTTTAGAACTTTCTTCGTAGATTCCAACATTAGGAACATTGGATTCCATTTCTTTTTTTATCACTCCCCCAATTCTGACTCAGCAGCGATATCTTCTTCAAGCGACTTGATATTTGCTAAGACCGTTGGGTGCGGTTCAATTTCATAGACTTTCCGATACACTTCCAACGCAGCCTCTTTATCACCGAGGAAACTCGCATAAATTTCCCCCATCCGTTCCCACGCGCGAACCTCTTGAGGATCAAGTTCCACGATGCGTTCGTAGACTTGCAGGGCATCCGCATATTGACGCGTTTCGATATCCTCTCGCTCAAGTGCAGACGCGCGTGCAAAAAGCAGTCCGACGAGATCGGTAATGACTTCATCCATCCCAGGACGCTTTTCAAGTGCTTGTTCCAATACGAGAATTGCCTCCGATTCAAGTCGGGTAACCTCAGTAAAATCTTCAATCGTGTATTCTCGGTCTAAAAACCGATATTTCTGAAGCATTTTGGAGTATGTTCTGGATAGCTGCAGACGTGCAAGGATACCGATAGGTGCTTTTTCGGAGAGCACGACTCGCAACTCAGGATCGTTTTCAATCGCTTTTTTGTAGTGTTCCTCTGCCTGCTCAAACTGCTTACTTCCCTGATAGAGGACACCAAGGAGATAGTGTGCTTCGGCATTGCTCGGATCTTTTTTAACGACTGCGAGGAACTCCTCTGCGGCTTCGCTGAGTAAATAGTCATCGCGAAGCAGCTTTCCACGTAAAAGACGGACATCAGGATGGTCAGGTTGAACGCGTGATGCGTGTTCCAAACGCGCCTTTGCATCTTTCAGCCAACCACTTTGTGAATAAATTGCAGCGATGCGAAGATTGGCATGCAAACGGATTTCTGCCCCTGTTTTCGAGGCTCCATTTATCAAGTGCTTTTGTGCTTCCGCATCATCTTCTAATGCTTGCAATGCCTGCCAATAAA of the Candidatus Poribacteria bacterium genome contains:
- a CDS encoding BrnA antitoxin family protein → MKLSKTRLSEIENLPEDAIDTSEIPELDDEFWENARRVGTENYLQIDHEILEWFKGQGQNYHKRINTVLRAYIEAHK
- a CDS encoding NAD(P)/FAD-dependent oxidoreductase, which gives rise to MNTHPNYDTIVIGGGPAGSTVATLVAEQGYRVLLLEREAEPKFKIGESLIPATYWTFKRLGMLEKLRASHFPQKYSVQFYSRSGKASSPFYFFQTNPHESAVTWQVLRSEFDEMLLDNATEKGVEVRRGTSVREVLFDGDTATGVVMQNANGTRETLNATIIVDSTGQRSLIGRQLNLNTTEANLKMASLFTHYEGGHRDAGLDEGATLILHTKEKDSWFWSIPLPYNRTSIGVVGALDYLLQNRRDTDGKLNAQKIFTEELEKCTPLKQRLEGAKQLFPIQTTKDFSYRASRIAGDNWVLVGDAFGFLDPVYSTGLFLAFKSGEMAADVIIEAFEKNDFSEAQLGSFGPAFVEGMEAFRKLVYAFYTKEFSFARFLSEYPEHQGGIVDILSGDVFRKDVTHIFPAMAEMCPFPPEMPLN
- a CDS encoding TAXI family TRAP transporter solute-binding subunit, giving the protein MKSILFYLSIICVIFAVGCDNASKRDTAQGEKSDTTAKLVNDSASKRRFVSVGTAPAGGAFFVVGSAIAEVVAGNAPEAGWEVTAEATKGTQENIRRIVSGELEFALANAAISYFAVRGEGAWETEYTIRTVMTLAPNVGLFITSQSSGIRTIQDFAGKRIVVGPAGAGFEYFLKPILAAHGITYEDFTPINSHYIGAVDLLADGSAAAAFMGGAIPTPAVTQASTSQNIFFIPLDEAAKQSLFEDYPFFNAITIPANTYKGQTEPFASMNVGAMHLITAENVDENMVYEFTKTLYTHRAEVVKRHGAGKAINPKNVVKDTGTPFHPGAIRFYREISIWNE
- the dnaN gene encoding DNA polymerase III subunit beta, which gives rise to MELTFEKDDLLYSLQVLQGVASGRTTLPILSNVLIQAADGKIECVATDLEVGIKMKVEGVIQEDGAITVSAKKLADIVKELPVDKTIHLATTANDRVEITCGDGVYKIIGLPDEEFPQLPSVDGHSLTIEGETLRAVLRRTEFAAATEDVRYFLNGLCFNFLPDRTEVVATDAIRLALACCEPFQTPENVECFIVPLKAVKEIERTFAESDQVQVSIFENQILFADENATLTTRLVEGDYPPYQKLIPDSTVEKAVVSKEQILHAARRVALLSNPKTFAVCLEIDTEQIQISARTPELGEAHETLPVESSTGRVRLGIDARLLIETLAHIETESIAIEFTGAVAPVAFKPTDEERHICLINPMRLES
- a CDS encoding tetratricopeptide repeat protein, with amino-acid sequence MSFNTKSLFSLRSWLFYAEVLVVIGFIVLAFFYIQRGSAESGSPPVSQVGGFVEKADTLFAQQDLVDAALFYWQALQALEDDAEAQKHLINGASKTGAEIRLHANLRIAAIYSQSGWLKDAKARLEHASRVQPDHPDVRLLRGKLLRDDYLLSEAAEEFLAVVKKDPSNAEAHYLLGVLYQGSKQFEQAEEHYKKAIENDPELRVVLSEKAPIGILARLQLSRTYSKMLQKYRFLDREYTIEDFTEVTRLESEAILVLEQALEKRPGMDEVITDLVGLLFARASALEREDIETRQYADALQVYERIVELDPQEVRAWERMGEIYASFLGDKEAALEVYRKVYEIEPHPTVLANIKSLEEDIAAESELGE